AAAAGAATGAACATGTCAGGTTTATTTTTCTCCCAAAAGAAAAACAAACATGGCAATGTTTTCTTTACAAACATGGCGATGCTCGCTGGGACTGGTTTTTTGAGGGAACACTCACAGATGGCGGCGTTCGCTCGAATGACCTCCCGTAGCGAACAATAGTCCGCTCAGCTGAGCTCCCTCATTTGCCGTCGGCACATTATTGGAGTCCGACCGTTACATTCATGTGCCAACCAAAATCTAGATTTTACCCACTTACTGTAATCAAATACATCCTATATGGATGAAGTTCCAATTTTTCATGTTTCTAGCTGCTGCAGGCAGTTTTTCAATGCTGCATTGAAATAACTATTTTTTTTTCTCTCGGGACAACAGAAGAAGAtctcgtcctgtaagcttgctggTGGAAAACAACCACAATATGGATATTAATTTCCAGTTGATTCAAACTATTACAAACAATTTTGCAGAGGATCAGAAGGTTGGCAACGGTGGGTTCGGAGATGTTTACAGGGTATGATCGACTACTCATTGTATCTACTATGATTAGTTCTCAAATTTGTAATCACGGTCTATACAATGACAAGTGGTCGACTAATTGTCATATTTTCCATCTGTACTTCTCACATATATAATCACGATATGTGCCATGACAAGTGGTGATTTTATCAGGCAATTTATAAAGGGGAAGAGATTGCCGTGAAGAAGTTTCACCCCTTGCATGGACTCGATGATAAGCAATTCGCCATCGAGTTCTGCAACCTTAGTAAGGTATGCCATCAAAATGTGGTGCGGCTAATTGGCTACTGTTACGAGTCTCGGCACAAATACACGGAGCTCAAGGGGGAACTTGTTTTCGGACAAACGGTGGAGCGAGTGCTCTGCTTCGAATATATGCAAGGCGGAAGCCTCGATAAACACATCAATGGTAACCTATATTAGTGCAGATGTAAGCATCTTATATGTAGAGGCAGGAGTTAAACTTTTCTTTAGTTGTTTCATCTTGGCACCACTCTGATAATCAATAGAAGTGTCCCTTATCTTCAAATATATATATGGTCGAATGGGCTACATATATTAGTTTTCCTATATATCAAGATGAATGATTCAATAGCCTATTTTATACACATCTTTCTCTACTAATCGTAGATGAATCTTGCGGACTTGAGTGGCCCACATGTTACAAGATTATCAAAGGGACTGGTGAGGGACTCAATTACCTGCACAGCTTGCAGGGAAATCCTATTTTCCATCTGAACTTAAAGCCTGGTAATATTTTGCTGGATAGAAGTATGACGCCCAAAATTGCAAATCTTGGTGTGTCAAGACCTGTTGCTTCAACAGATAATCACGACGGAACACTGTAAG
The window above is part of the Triticum aestivum cultivar Chinese Spring chromosome 2A, IWGSC CS RefSeq v2.1, whole genome shotgun sequence genome. Proteins encoded here:
- the LOC123186985 gene encoding putative receptor-like protein kinase At4g00960 produces the protein MDGWDPPHLIFAADVQATWIHHRLATEILLISSSPASRRRSRPVSLLVENNHNMDINFQLIQTITNNFAEDQKVGNGGFGDVYRAIYKGEEIAVKKFHPLHGLDDKQFAIEFCNLSKVCHQNVVRLIGYCYESRHKYTELKGELVFGQTVERVLCFEYMQGGSLDKHINDESCGLEWPTCYKIIKGTGEGLNYLHSLQGNPIFHLNLKPGNILLDRSMTPKIANLGVSRPVASTDNHDGTLGFMPPEFVDGGDISNKFDVFSLGVIMIKILAGNNGYYRCSKMSPEQFFELVTENWTKRLQTMMSYASLKEDILRVRTCVEIALRCVAMDQNKRPTVKEIVHELEEVEANITIMSHLTVQTGSERHQVSSQHLNDIRENFSRE